One Streptomyces sp. P9-A2 DNA window includes the following coding sequences:
- a CDS encoding DUF4349 domain-containing protein — MRTRRSARPAHAMTGLLLATALALAGCSGAGESGGSSASADKAAVAPADAQGGTEEGAKGGAARDEAAGSSADGSPDDSPATAPPADRGTATSHIIRTVSLTVRVKDAPTALAEARTTTENAGGYVGDENTRQDEEGHELTRVVLRVPVDKYDKVLADLEGSGKLVERSAKAEDVTDQVVDVESRIKTQRASVVRIRELMDQATRLSDVVTLEGELSTRQADLESLLSRQASLKDRASLATVTLTLSEAQVERSTKDDDPGFLDALAGGWDAFVTMLRWLAVAIGAALPFAALAALLALLWLKAVRPGLTRRAQPAPASPPVPASPPVPAARPSTARTTARTPDETPEEAPGPDTK; from the coding sequence ATGCGCACACGACGATCCGCACGGCCGGCACACGCCATGACGGGCCTACTACTGGCCACGGCCCTCGCCCTGGCCGGATGCAGCGGCGCGGGCGAGAGCGGCGGCTCCAGCGCCTCCGCCGACAAGGCCGCCGTCGCGCCGGCCGACGCCCAGGGGGGCACCGAGGAAGGGGCGAAGGGAGGGGCGGCGCGGGACGAGGCCGCCGGCAGCTCGGCAGACGGCTCGCCGGACGACTCGCCGGCGACGGCGCCGCCCGCGGACAGGGGCACCGCCACGAGCCACATCATCCGCACCGTCTCGCTGACCGTGCGGGTGAAGGACGCGCCGACGGCGCTGGCCGAGGCGCGCACGACCACCGAGAACGCGGGCGGCTACGTCGGCGACGAGAACACCCGTCAGGACGAGGAGGGACACGAGCTCACGCGCGTGGTGCTGCGCGTGCCCGTCGATAAGTACGACAAGGTGCTCGCGGACCTCGAGGGCTCCGGCAAACTCGTCGAACGCAGCGCGAAGGCGGAGGACGTCACCGACCAGGTCGTCGACGTCGAGAGCCGGATCAAGACGCAGCGGGCCAGCGTGGTCCGGATCCGCGAGCTGATGGACCAGGCCACCCGGCTCAGCGACGTGGTCACCCTGGAGGGCGAACTCAGCACCCGCCAGGCCGACCTGGAATCCCTGCTCTCCCGGCAGGCGTCCCTGAAGGACCGCGCCAGTCTGGCCACCGTCACCCTGACCCTGTCCGAGGCGCAGGTGGAGCGGAGCACCAAGGACGACGACCCGGGGTTCCTGGACGCGCTCGCGGGCGGCTGGGACGCGTTCGTGACCATGTTGCGCTGGCTGGCGGTGGCGATCGGCGCGGCGCTGCCGTTCGCGGCTCTGGCGGCCCTGCTCGCACTGCTGTGGCTGAAGGCCGTACGCCCCGGGCTGACCCGCCGCGCACAGCCGGCGCCCGCTTCCCCTCCCGTTCCCGCATCCCCTCCCGTTCCCGCGGCCCGGCCCTCGACCGCGCGTACGACGGCCCGGACTCCGGACGAGACCCCCGAGGAGGCCCCGGGGCCCGATACGAAGTGA
- a CDS encoding FAD-dependent oxidoreductase, which translates to MTTSTSTGTSTDAGTGTGGSAGPAAKKPERLVVIGGDAAGMSAASQARRLKGPDELEIVAFERGRFTSFSACGIPYWVAGDVAGRDELIARTPEEHRARGIGLRMRTEVTEIDPGRGRVRARDLESGTESWTSYDKLVIATGARPVRPELPGMDADGVHGVQTLEDGQALLDTLARTTGRRAVVVGAGYIGVEMAEAMIKRGYEVTVVNRGREPMATLDPDMGRLVHKAMEGLGITMVNDAGVTGLLTGDDGRVRAVATPDAEYPADVVVLGIGVRPETALARAAGLPLGEHGGLLTDRSMRVRGYENIWAGGDCVEVLDLVSGQERHIALGTHANKHGQIIGSNVGGDYATFPGVVGTAVSKVCDLEIARTGLREKDAHRAGLRFETVTIESTSRAGYYPNASPMTVKMLAELRTGRLLGVQIVGREGAGKRVDIAAVALTAGMTVEQMTMLDLGYAPPFSPTWDPVLVAARKATAKIRATAGRPSPRTS; encoded by the coding sequence ATGACCACGAGCACCAGCACAGGGACGAGCACGGACGCGGGTACGGGTACGGGCGGCAGCGCGGGCCCGGCCGCGAAAAAACCGGAACGCCTGGTGGTGATCGGCGGCGACGCCGCGGGGATGTCCGCGGCGTCGCAGGCGCGCCGGTTGAAGGGGCCGGACGAGCTGGAGATCGTGGCGTTCGAGCGCGGGCGCTTCACGTCCTTCTCGGCCTGCGGCATCCCCTACTGGGTGGCCGGTGACGTCGCCGGACGCGACGAGCTGATCGCCCGCACGCCCGAGGAGCACCGCGCGCGGGGCATCGGCCTGCGGATGCGCACCGAGGTCACGGAGATCGACCCCGGCCGGGGACGGGTGCGCGCGCGGGACCTCGAGTCCGGCACCGAGTCCTGGACGTCGTACGACAAGCTCGTGATCGCGACCGGCGCACGGCCGGTCCGCCCGGAACTGCCCGGCATGGACGCCGACGGTGTGCACGGGGTGCAGACCCTGGAGGACGGTCAGGCCCTGCTCGACACGCTGGCGCGCACGACCGGCCGCCGCGCGGTGGTGGTCGGGGCGGGGTACATCGGCGTGGAGATGGCCGAGGCGATGATCAAACGCGGCTACGAGGTGACCGTCGTCAACCGCGGCCGGGAACCCATGGCGACCCTCGACCCGGACATGGGACGCCTGGTGCACAAGGCGATGGAGGGCCTGGGCATCACCATGGTGAACGACGCCGGGGTCACCGGACTGCTCACCGGGGACGACGGCAGGGTCCGGGCCGTGGCCACACCGGACGCCGAGTACCCGGCGGACGTGGTGGTGCTCGGCATCGGGGTACGGCCCGAAACGGCTCTCGCGCGGGCGGCGGGACTGCCCCTGGGGGAGCACGGCGGACTGCTCACCGACCGGTCGATGCGGGTCCGCGGGTACGAGAACATCTGGGCCGGCGGCGACTGCGTGGAGGTGCTCGACCTGGTCTCCGGGCAGGAGCGGCACATCGCGCTCGGCACGCACGCCAACAAGCACGGCCAGATCATCGGCTCGAACGTCGGCGGCGACTACGCCACCTTCCCCGGCGTGGTCGGCACGGCGGTCAGCAAGGTCTGCGACTTGGAGATCGCACGCACCGGTCTGCGGGAGAAGGACGCCCACCGCGCGGGACTGCGGTTCGAGACGGTCACCATCGAGTCGACCAGCCGCGCGGGCTACTACCCGAACGCCTCGCCCATGACGGTGAAGATGCTCGCCGAACTGCGCACGGGACGCCTGCTCGGGGTCCAGATCGTCGGCCGGGAGGGCGCGGGCAAGCGCGTCGACATCGCGGCGGTCGCCCTCACCGCCGGGATGACCGTGGAGCAGATGACGATGCTGGACCTGGGCTACGCCCCGCCGTTCTCCCCCACCTGGGACCCGGTGCTGGTGGCGGCCCGCAAGGCCACCGCGAAGATCCGTGCCACGGCGGGCCGGCCGTCGCCGCGTACGTCCTGA
- a CDS encoding aldehyde dehydrogenase family protein, with translation MTASLTVPRSSSYSTPKLREAPTAHWLEFFEQVGIPAGLVRTSARCTSGTGDLEGFFQAPTILAGVENSWRVAREVFASVLAVLPRRERDEAITTARRVESGWVQVTQGGGQVVGQPWGECKDSGIGRVFAIEGFTQTKRINVKFAV, from the coding sequence GTGACCGCGTCACTCACCGTGCCCAGATCATCAAGCTACTCAACGCCCAAGCTTCGTGAAGCGCCGACCGCGCACTGGCTCGAGTTCTTTGAGCAGGTCGGCATACCGGCCGGTCTCGTGCGCACCTCGGCGAGGTGTACGAGTGGGACCGGAGACCTTGAGGGCTTCTTCCAGGCGCCCACGATCCTCGCCGGCGTGGAGAATTCCTGGCGCGTTGCGCGTGAGGTCTTCGCTTCGGTGCTTGCGGTCCTCCCGCGGCGTGAGAGGGACGAGGCCATCACCACCGCGCGCCGCGTCGAGTCCGGTTGGGTCCAGGTCACCCAGGGCGGCGGGCAGGTCGTTGGCCAGCCCTGGGGCGAGTGCAAGGACTCTGGCATCGGACGGGTGTTCGCGATCGAGGGCTTCACCCAGACCAAGCGGATCAACGTCAAGTTCGCCGTCTGA
- a CDS encoding nitroreductase, whose amino-acid sequence MPNQSPVIADTLDHQTLDRLMSERYSCRAFLPQPVPEETIRKILTTAQKTASWNNMQSWGVHLTSGEGTERFRKALSEHAATGAEHRRDIPGPREYAGVYLERRRACGFGLYNAVGVERGDKVGYARQTGRNFVFFDAPHLAVITCEEALGPYSAVDCGGYVANFMTAAASLGVASIAQGALGEYADFIHDHLGIPDTRQVVCGISFGYPDRDHPANSFRTDRADLSEVVTWVNE is encoded by the coding sequence GTGCCAAACCAGAGCCCTGTCATTGCGGACACCCTTGACCACCAAACCCTCGATCGACTCATGTCGGAGCGGTACAGCTGCCGGGCTTTCCTGCCTCAGCCAGTACCCGAGGAGACGATCCGGAAGATCCTGACTACCGCCCAGAAGACCGCCTCGTGGAACAACATGCAGTCGTGGGGGGTACATCTCACCTCCGGCGAAGGTACCGAGCGCTTCCGTAAAGCACTATCGGAGCACGCCGCCACCGGCGCCGAGCACCGCCGCGACATCCCGGGCCCCCGTGAGTATGCCGGTGTCTACCTGGAGCGTCGCCGCGCCTGCGGCTTCGGCCTCTACAACGCCGTCGGCGTAGAGCGCGGCGACAAAGTGGGCTACGCCCGTCAAACCGGACGCAACTTCGTCTTCTTCGACGCTCCGCACCTCGCGGTCATTACCTGCGAGGAAGCGCTCGGTCCCTACAGCGCTGTCGACTGCGGAGGGTATGTCGCCAACTTCATGACCGCCGCGGCTTCCCTCGGTGTCGCGTCGATCGCCCAGGGGGCGTTGGGGGAATACGCCGACTTCATCCACGACCACTTGGGCATCCCAGACACCCGCCAGGTTGTTTGCGGCATCTCGTTCGGCTACCCCGACCGGGACCATCCGGCCAACTCGTTCCGCACCGACCGCGCCGACCTCTCCGAAGTCGTCACGTGGGTCAACGAATAA
- a CDS encoding SMI1/KNR4 family protein, producing MSSNDDQIAQAERRFGVRFPEDYRHFLATEGSMARFIPPADDFLMINAIAELIEVNEAGDFQERFPGSVVVGGDGSREMLTYDFRQEPPLLVLLDVSAQDWSSAIHQATSLSALLEQFPETGWKGDDSEPSPS from the coding sequence ATGAGTTCGAACGACGACCAGATCGCGCAGGCGGAGCGCCGCTTCGGAGTCCGATTTCCCGAGGACTACCGCCACTTCCTGGCCACGGAGGGGAGCATGGCCCGGTTCATTCCTCCTGCGGACGACTTCCTGATGATCAATGCCATTGCGGAGCTCATCGAAGTCAATGAGGCCGGCGACTTCCAGGAACGCTTCCCCGGGAGCGTCGTCGTCGGCGGGGACGGAAGCCGCGAAATGCTCACCTACGACTTTCGGCAGGAACCCCCGCTTCTGGTCCTGCTCGACGTCTCCGCTCAGGACTGGTCGTCCGCCATCCACCAGGCAACTTCCCTCTCTGCCCTGCTCGAGCAGTTCCCCGAAACCGGATGGAAAGGGGACGACTCTGAGCCCTCGCCCTCCTGA
- the hemQ gene encoding hydrogen peroxide-dependent heme synthase: MSDDATTPAPDRIPNKGKLAKDLNEVIRYTLWSVFKLKDVLPEDRAGYADEVQELFDQLAAKDVTVRGTYDVSGLRADADLMIWWHAESSDQLQEAYNLFRRTRLGRALEPVWSNMALHRPAEFNRSHIPAFLADEEPRAYVSVYPFVRSYDWYLLPDEDRRRMLADHGKMARGFPDVRANTVPSFSLGDYEWVLAFEADELYRIVDLMRHLRGSEARMHVREEIPFYTGRRKDIAELVAGLA; this comes from the coding sequence ATGAGCGACGACGCCACCACCCCCGCACCCGACCGGATCCCGAACAAGGGCAAGCTGGCCAAGGACCTGAACGAGGTCATCCGCTACACCCTCTGGTCCGTCTTCAAGCTGAAGGACGTGCTGCCCGAGGACCGCGCCGGGTACGCCGACGAGGTCCAGGAGCTGTTCGACCAGCTCGCCGCCAAGGACGTCACCGTTCGCGGCACGTACGACGTCTCCGGTCTGCGCGCCGACGCCGACCTGATGATCTGGTGGCACGCGGAGAGCAGCGACCAGCTCCAGGAGGCTTATAACCTCTTCCGCCGCACCAGGCTGGGCCGGGCCCTCGAGCCGGTGTGGTCGAACATGGCGCTGCACCGGCCCGCCGAGTTCAACCGCTCGCACATCCCGGCGTTCCTCGCCGACGAGGAGCCCCGCGCGTACGTGAGCGTGTACCCCTTCGTGCGCTCCTACGACTGGTACCTGCTGCCCGACGAGGACCGCCGCCGCATGCTCGCCGACCACGGCAAGATGGCCCGCGGCTTCCCCGACGTGCGCGCCAACACGGTCCCCTCGTTCTCGCTCGGCGACTACGAGTGGGTCCTCGCCTTCGAGGCCGACGAGCTGTACCGCATCGTCGACCTCATGCGGCACCTGCGCGGCTCCGAGGCGCGGATGCACGTCCGTGAGGAGATCCCGTTCTACACGGGCCGCCGCAAGGACATCGCGGAACTCGTCGCGGGCCTCGCCTGA
- a CDS encoding CoA transferase: protein MAGPGRAGPQAMVIPADLGARVIKVECPEGDDSRR, encoded by the coding sequence CTGGCCGGGCCGGGCCGGGCCGGGCCGCAGGCGATGGTGATACCTGCCGACCTCGGGGCACGCGTGATCAAGGTCGAATGCCCCGAGGGCGACGACTCCCGGCGTTGA
- a CDS encoding helix-turn-helix domain-containing protein, producing the protein MPTSELSAADVLIAVRDIAETTTAREVPASALVAARSMLGVDAAVWMDVEGDEVTIQAVSGFLQPETHRSLRMSAHEGLIGMVLTQGEPVALLDYLRETSTPPSRRELLRREGVVSAAGVPIPGEGSRGVVVLISRTAREFAEAELRMAIGVAGIAQQLRDLRAEAERAAAATRFHRAVDALSLALLRGQSADVALEGTSDILGPRVRVAGLPTPGPAKHASDISEGATKPPLLHVPIPGAEQAQLAAEGGLPESALRTLAQVVGLDFARQRASMETEIRLTDQFVHSLLTADTDELSRLWSRSALLGMDMKVPRAVISISAKEPIGRPLLDRIVREMRSRTFSGQATTYKGAAFLLWPVSDQDAERKLPAQINELLVACRPNQVKAGLGPVCRGADDYPAAVKEAIFARQVAAFSSSGRNLVASKDLGMYRLFAHIGGVEALRGTVRETLGPLLEADAASGSDLTHTLRVYLERDRRIADTARALQVHVNTLRYRIERIGKLLKVDLDDPEARFFVTLALRLFPVVEEDAARAHLLDKG; encoded by the coding sequence ATGCCGACATCTGAGTTGTCCGCGGCCGATGTCCTCATCGCTGTACGCGATATCGCCGAGACGACGACCGCCCGGGAAGTGCCCGCGTCCGCTCTCGTTGCGGCTCGCTCCATGCTCGGCGTCGACGCTGCAGTCTGGATGGATGTCGAGGGCGACGAAGTCACCATCCAGGCCGTCTCCGGTTTCCTTCAGCCCGAGACCCACCGAAGTCTGCGGATGAGTGCCCACGAGGGACTCATCGGCATGGTGCTCACACAGGGCGAGCCCGTGGCCCTGCTGGACTACCTCCGCGAGACGTCCACTCCTCCTTCCCGGCGTGAGCTCCTCAGGCGCGAAGGCGTCGTCTCGGCAGCCGGCGTACCTATCCCCGGCGAGGGCAGCCGCGGTGTCGTGGTCCTCATTTCCCGCACGGCACGCGAGTTCGCGGAGGCGGAGCTGCGGATGGCCATCGGCGTTGCCGGCATCGCCCAGCAGCTCAGGGACCTGCGCGCCGAGGCTGAGCGAGCTGCGGCGGCAACTCGGTTCCACCGGGCGGTCGACGCACTCTCGTTGGCCCTCCTGCGCGGCCAGTCTGCTGACGTCGCATTGGAGGGTACTTCGGACATCCTCGGCCCGCGCGTGCGGGTGGCCGGGCTTCCGACACCCGGGCCGGCGAAACACGCTTCCGACATCTCCGAGGGCGCCACGAAACCTCCCCTCCTGCATGTTCCCATCCCCGGCGCTGAACAGGCGCAGCTCGCCGCAGAAGGCGGGCTCCCCGAGTCGGCGCTGCGGACCCTTGCACAGGTCGTCGGTCTCGACTTCGCCCGTCAGCGCGCCTCGATGGAGACCGAGATCCGGCTCACCGACCAGTTCGTCCACAGCCTCCTCACCGCAGACACCGACGAGCTCAGCCGGCTTTGGAGCCGCTCCGCACTGTTGGGTATGGACATGAAGGTCCCTCGGGCGGTGATCAGCATCAGCGCCAAGGAGCCCATCGGTCGCCCCTTGCTGGACCGGATCGTGCGCGAGATGCGGTCGCGGACTTTCAGTGGGCAGGCGACGACGTACAAGGGCGCGGCGTTCCTGCTCTGGCCGGTGTCCGATCAGGACGCGGAAAGGAAGCTTCCTGCGCAGATCAACGAGTTGCTGGTCGCATGTCGACCCAACCAGGTGAAGGCAGGACTTGGTCCCGTCTGCCGGGGCGCGGACGACTACCCGGCGGCCGTGAAGGAGGCGATCTTCGCCCGACAAGTGGCTGCGTTCTCGAGCAGCGGTCGCAACCTGGTCGCCAGCAAGGATCTGGGCATGTACCGCCTGTTCGCCCACATAGGCGGCGTCGAGGCACTTCGCGGCACGGTGCGCGAGACCCTCGGCCCGTTGCTCGAAGCCGATGCAGCCAGCGGGTCGGACCTGACCCACACCCTTCGCGTCTACCTGGAGCGTGACCGACGCATCGCCGATACCGCGCGGGCGCTCCAGGTCCACGTGAATACGCTGCGCTACCGCATCGAGCGGATCGGTAAGCTGCTCAAGGTCGACCTCGACGATCCCGAGGCGCGCTTCTTCGTCACTCTGGCCCTGCGGCTCTTCCCTGTCGTGGAGGAGGACGCAGCCCGCGCCCACCTCCTCGACAAGGGATGA
- a CDS encoding TIGR04222 domain-containing membrane protein, protein MLWVLLLLVSWAVAGVACTRLCLAAVRAAAVHDVGTADGGGHDLTLYETAFLSGGPRRVADVTLVAMARQHRLLLARTGWATVVDPLGRDDMERSVIGVIGPEGQSPIAPVRAAAAATDAVRGLADRLERAGLAVPDGAATTITDGTRRVRIAALAVAGLGATALLLPAASYLPRHLVALWFALPLTLTLSCLVIARIEVPPYALWASPAGRRLLGPLPRAGARVTAAGDDRTYLTSVAVHGIRAVGEPDLRAAFAHHEHREHRPGHAPGHRPGDASGRHRTEGDPGSDPGCGGAREH, encoded by the coding sequence ATGCTCTGGGTGCTCCTCCTGCTCGTCTCATGGGCTGTCGCCGGCGTCGCGTGCACACGGTTGTGCCTGGCCGCCGTCCGCGCGGCGGCCGTCCACGACGTGGGTACGGCCGATGGCGGGGGGCATGATCTGACGCTGTACGAGACGGCGTTCCTGTCCGGCGGCCCTCGGCGGGTCGCGGATGTCACCCTGGTCGCGATGGCGCGTCAGCACCGGCTGCTGCTGGCCCGCACCGGCTGGGCGACCGTGGTCGATCCGCTCGGGCGGGACGACATGGAGCGGTCGGTGATAGGGGTCATCGGGCCGGAGGGCCAGTCCCCCATCGCCCCGGTGCGGGCCGCCGCGGCGGCGACGGACGCGGTGCGCGGCCTCGCCGACCGGCTGGAGCGGGCCGGGCTGGCCGTGCCCGACGGCGCGGCCACGACGATCACCGACGGCACACGGCGGGTACGGATCGCCGCGCTGGCCGTGGCCGGACTGGGCGCCACCGCGCTGCTGTTGCCGGCCGCGTCGTACCTGCCGCGCCATCTGGTCGCCCTGTGGTTCGCACTGCCGCTGACGCTGACCCTGAGCTGCCTGGTCATCGCGCGGATAGAGGTCCCCCCGTACGCCCTGTGGGCCTCTCCGGCCGGTCGGCGTCTGCTGGGCCCCCTGCCCAGGGCCGGAGCGCGCGTCACCGCCGCCGGCGACGACCGTACGTACCTCACGTCGGTGGCCGTGCACGGCATCCGCGCGGTCGGCGAGCCGGATCTGCGTGCGGCCTTCGCGCACCACGAGCACCGCGAACACCGCCCGGGTCACGCTCCGGGGCACCGTCCGGGCGACGCCTCCGGCCGTCACCGCACGGAGGGCGACCCCGGTTCCGACCCCGGTTGCGGGGGCGCACGGGAGCACTGA